The following coding sequences are from one Candidatus Poribacteria bacterium window:
- a CDS encoding DUF3696 domain-containing protein encodes MVTALFSGRIQLRSLDEHIPKWLQRLDLIDSYRLNPIRDTEKDYEFLVRKYKGGPEVRLTDVGFGVSQVLPVLVLCYYVPEESILILEQPEAHLHPKVQAELADLLIEVVKNRRLQIIFESHSEHLLIRLMRRIAEEQISADDTAFYFCEMNEGVSEIERLNVDDYGNITNWPQNFFGDATGDLVGKTKAEMKRKKEQGL; translated from the coding sequence ATGGTCACTGCCCTCTTTTCTGGGCGGATTCAACTCCGTTCTCTTGACGAGCATATCCCTAAGTGGCTACAGCGGTTGGATTTAATCGACTCCTATCGTCTCAACCCTATCCGTGACACAGAAAAAGATTACGAATTTCTTGTCAGAAAATATAAAGGTGGTCCCGAAGTCCGACTCACCGATGTCGGTTTCGGTGTTTCGCAGGTCCTACCAGTATTAGTGCTTTGTTATTACGTCCCCGAGGAAAGTATCCTCATCCTTGAACAACCGGAGGCACACCTCCACCCAAAAGTCCAGGCAGAATTGGCGGATCTGCTGATTGAGGTCGTAAAAAATCGGCGACTCCAAATTATCTTTGAGAGTCACAGTGAGCATCTGCTGATACGGTTAATGCGGCGGATCGCTGAGGAACAGATTTCAGCAGACGATACCGCTTTTTACTTTTGTGAGATGAACGAAGGGGTATCCGAAATTGAGAGACTCAATGTAGATGATTACGGAAACATCACGAATTGGCCACAAAACTTCTTCGGGGACGCAACGGGTGATTTGGTTGGAAAGACG